The Rhinolophus sinicus isolate RSC01 linkage group LG17, ASM3656204v1, whole genome shotgun sequence DNA segment CCCTAAAGCTGTCCCTTCGGCCCTACTCAGCTCCTTACAGTATTACCCTCCAGCTTCAAGTCTGTTCCCTTTATATCACGTTGGCTTTGCATAGCAGCAAAGAGCCTTGGAGCTGAGCCAGCAGGTGGAAAGTTccttcctccaccaccaccctaCTCTCCATGGGGTTCCTCTGGAATGGGAGGCGGGCACCTCCCCCAGGAACTCTCAGGACCCTTCTTCTGTGCTCAGTGCCCTCCTGTCATGGCACCCATCACACAGGTCTGGAATTGTTGTCTTACCTGACTGTCTCAGCCACCACACTGAACTCTCTGaggacagggaccatgtcttCCCTTCTGTCATCCCCTGGATAGAACCCAGACCTTTGGGCACCAGTTCTACAAAACAGGCCATCTTAGATCTGACCCAGACAGTTCTTTGGTATAATTATTTTCTCGTGCTAatgcaggagagggaaggggacagggaaaaggaagagatCTGAAGGGAGAGAATCCGCACGTATGACACTTCCTGGAAGCCAGACACAGGGCCCAAGCATTTATGTCATCATACTGCTAAGTTCTGCCCCCCTCTCCATAAGGCACGTAGCGGTACACCCATtatacaggtgaagaaactgaagctcacagAGATCTAGTTGTTTAAGAGGACATCATGACATGGAAGTGGCAAAGCTTAGgttcagtctgagtccaaaacTCTGCATCCTTTCCAGAGGCTGTGAGAATGTGATTTGTACCCCATTTGTAATCCCATAccttatttattgaacaaataagtGAGATAAACAGTCAATTCTGATTGGGAAATTAGGTAAACAAACATATTTTCCTGAGACCCATTTTCAGCTTCTCAGTGCTCATTTGCATCCACATTATCAAGACAATATGCTGGTGTGTCTCAGAGAGTCAGACTCATGTCTGTCACCGTGTGCCACTGTTTGTGTATGGGTGTGTCCCTGGGTTTGTGGGGCCTGTTGCTTGTTGCCCACAGACTGTGTGGAATGCCTGAACACTACTTCCTGCCTTCCTGCGCCTTCCTAAGGCTACTGTGGTGCTCCGGCCTGTCCCCATATAAGGTCCTGTCTGGGGGGGTTCAACATTATTGCTCCCCTGCCCCGCCTCTTTCTGAACATTTTTGGAGCTGGTGGTTTTCCCCAGTAACTGTCAGCTGGTAATGCTTCCTGCCAATGATTTTGGCTTGCCCCCAGCAACAATCAGTGGGGAAGGTATCCCGATTGGTCCTGAAGCATCCTCTTAACCAATAAAGTGTTAATACGTTGAATTCCACTTTCTTCCGTCCGCCTCCCTCACAAGCCCCCACCCATGAGATGCTGGTTTTGTCACTTACAGTCAATCTGTTAGTTTAGAAAACGAAATACTGTAATACTACATGGAGATTAGGAAACGGTCTCCAGAACAAGTAGAAGTGTAAACAAGTAGCCGGTCCCATAATGCCCAGAATCCCtgactctcccacccccacccagaagCAGTGCTTGGACGAATGCCCAGATTCCCTCTGCTCTAACCACAGAAGCAGAGACTCTCAGGGCCAGAAAGAGCCTCCAGAAACTGGCCCAACTCAGTCACTGCTTCAACCTCAAACAGACAACGCTTGCCTGCCTTGGCGTAAAGCTGTTGTCCAAACAGAGACACGGTGCTCACCCCACGGCAGTGCCTGGCTTTCCTTCCTCCAGCTCATCACTgtcccctctttctccctctcaaaCCAGACACTGGGATGTCTCGGggcctcctccttcctgccaTTCCTGCTTCTCCTCCCGCTTGTTCGCCCACAGCCCAGCTCAGGCCCAGTAAGCAGGAAGCCTGGGAGGCAGAGACCACCTTGGCCCTTGTACAGAGGTAAGCAGCCCCGATCCCCAGCCACAATGGGTTGGATCCTGACTTGGGGATACTGGACAGCCTGTGGCCCCTCTGGAAAGGGTGGTCGGGGGACAGCAGTCCAGAAGGTATTGTCAGGCCTgcctgggagggagggctggcTGCCTGTCACTTCTTTTTGATGAGCtagttttctctctcctcctctttcacTGAACAcctccacccatccacccaaTCACAGGGGGCCTTTAAGCCTCTCTGGGAAGATGTTTAGCTTTATAACAGTCAGAACCCTAGTTAGTGAGCAAGGGGCTTCCTTTTACAATTATGCCAATGAAAGTGATTACAAAGTGAGTCGCTAAGAGCATTAAGAAAGGTCAGAGGGCTCTCCCGAGGCTCAGTTCCTCGTGGCCCAACCAAGACTCTCCCTACACGCAGAGCAGAGCCCGTGAAGCCCACCCAACCCTCACCCTACAGTTCCTTGTGCCGTCCTGTAGTCTGTTTTGGGGTGAATGCAGTGAGCTCCTTTAGCAAACTGCTTGTGTTTGTACCTCACATCCGAGCACAGAGCTCTGCCTGTTGTCCCAGGAACTCAGTATGAAGGTCTGAAAAAGCGTTACTGGGGCTCTGATTTTGCTAACTAGAAGAAACACTTGAAGATCACGCTTCTGTTTCTACCTCCTCCAGCCGTGTAGGCAGGAGGACAGCAGCAGAGGCCAGGGGCAGGCACAGCAGTGGGGCCACGTgtgtggaggggggtggggtggccctGTCCCCAGAGCTCACGAGGGGGAGGCGCGGTGCTCGTGGCATCAAGCACAGGGTATTGTGTAGGGCACGGCCTGGTACGGGACTTGTCAGCAAGGCCCAGCCCGTAAGCACAGCAAACAGCCACCACCACGTCCCCGGCCTGCCTCAGCCCAGTCCCAGCTGCATAGCCCAGCACCGTGTGGCCACCCAGCTCGAAGCTGCCAGGGTCGAGTGCCCTGTGcccccctctcccacccactCAGGTCTGTTTCCTCCATATCGAGCAGTCCCATTACTGTCACTCAAGACTCCAAATTCTGGCAGGATCCACCTGCAACCCTTTCCCAGCCCTGTTCCCGCCCGTGGATGTCCCAAGTTCTTTCTTAAGCAAAGTGGCCTGCTCAGCAGGAAAAGTACAACTGTTTCTACTCTCCGCTGCCCTTCCTGCTCTGCCACCACTGACACCTGGCTCCTGTCACCTCCGAGCCTTCCCCCTGCCGCTCTTTATGTCCTCCCGACTGGCCCCTACCAAACCACCTTCTGTTTCACTTATTAAATTCCCTTCTAACCTCACCTCTTCCAAGACGTCTGTTGGGTTTGCACTGGTTGCTTCTGGGGACGCTGTCATCAGCAGTCTTGGGGCACCTCTCACATGGGCACAGCCTTTATTTACTCTTTGAAAATACTGTAACATTTGTCCCCAGAACGCCGTGTGGGGAGAGGTAGCATCGGCCCCTTGCTTGGCATCAGTGACTTACTCAGTTCTACCAACTGACAGATGAGCCCCAAGTCGAGTTCAGGCCCTGTGCCCACTCCAGAGCTCTCTCTCCAGTTCAGCAGGTCCCGCAGACCCCAGTTAGCAGCTCACCCTGAGTGCGTGTTTGTGTGCAAGGAGTTGTGATCTTAGCACCTTCATGGTGTTGTCAGTGTGCTTGGGGACAAGGGTTTATTTTGTCTCCATGTGGTTGGGAACCTCCAGAGATCAGGGACTGAACTGCGCTTTCTCTGACAGTCCCTGAGAATCCAGGATAGGGTTGTGCCAACCAGAGGAACTACGCCGGTGGCAGGGGCAGGCCCCCCTCACAACGTGGGTCTTTGCCATGTTCCTGTGCATGCAGCCCCTCTGGCATGGAGGTGCCAGAAAGGTGATGGAGTCACTGGCAGCAGCTGCCGTTTGCTGGGCACTTCCCAGGGGCTGGGCATCGTGCTAGTtctttatttacataatttaattctcacaacaaatcTCCAAGGGCAGTATTATTATTGGCAATTGAGGAAACGAACATTCAGAGCCGTGGAGCTGGTACAGCCCacgtctgtctgactccaaaaggAGCACATAAATAGCAGAATTCAATTACATGTAAAACATAATAATCCCTTACTCCGTGAAGACGTGTCCTACCCTTGGTTGTTCCTTTCCCAGGAAATAAAAGCCagggagagggaagcagggtCGGGTGTACCTCatggataaacacacacacgttttctctcacacaaacacacacagatcACTCAGGCCATCACCTTCACCCTGGATTTCCTGGCTGGGGTGAGGGCGAAGAGAGGTAGGGGCAGTTTCCCCAGGACTCAGCCCTCACCCCGTTCCCTGGTGctaaataaaagtgaataaatactaaataaatacaaatggggCCCGCCctgccttccccctccctcctctgactgGCAGGGCTGAGGGAGCAGTGTCGGTGGAGGACTGTCACCCAGTCCACTCCATCCACTACGTCGCTGCCGTCCAGGGCAGGGACCGGGCAGGGCCAGCCTGCGCAGGGCAACGGTCCAGGGCTCGCCCCTCCCTCACGGTGTCTCCAGTGAGGCCCCACGAAGCCCAACAGTGTCCCAGCTAAGTCCAGACCCCGGTGCCCAGGGAGGGCAGCCGGGATGGTGAGGTTATTTCCTGCCTGCCCAGGGGCGCCGCCGGAGGACCTCTAGAATCTGCGCCTTGCGGTGCAGCCAGTCCCGGGGAGAGGGCTGCACGGGCGAGGGGGTGGGCCGGGGCACAAAGAAGCTGTATCGGAGGCGTGCGCCCTGGGTTTGGCCGGCCACCAGCACCTGCAGCGTCAGGGGCTGGGCCAGAGGCCCGTGGCCCGCCAGAGTCTCGGAAGGTGCAGTGGCCCCGCTGTAGCGCAGGCTGACAGCCCCGGGCAGCAGCACATCGGCGGGGGAGGGCACCAGCGTGTATTCGCCGTTGAGGGCGtatgagccatccgggagcttcAGGGCCAGATAGAGGCTGCGGGGCCCAGGGGCCGCCTGCTGCCGGACCAGGATGTGGGTGGCGCCCGCCGGGATGGTGAGCACATTGTTGTATCCCTGCCTGTGTGGGAGGAGAAAGGGCAGCTCAGCAGCTTGGTCCTGGATGCCCTGAGCCTTCtgagctgggtgtgtgtgtgagtgtgagtgaatGTGTGAGTGTGCGCGCGTGCGCAATGAGGGTTGTCTCCTCTGACCTCTGTGAGGTGTCCAGCCTGGATCTGAGCTACCTGTGACTACCTcctccctgagccctggcccTCTACACCTGCTGCCCTTCACTGCGGTGCCTTTCTAAGCCCCGCCTCCTGGGGAAGTGTCCCTGCCGCCCGCCCGGGCCCTCCCTGCAGCCACCCGCACCTGCTGAACAGGTGGGACACTGACAGAACTGCTCCGTCCTCTGTGTTGAGTTCACGTCTTATCGCCCAGGCCCAGCTCAGTGTCCAGGAAGGCGGGAGGAGGAAGTCAACAGCAAACAAACCTGAATTTTCTGAAGGAGCCAGACTGCTTGCTGCAGCTAGAACCATCCCCACCACACACCATGCACTTGTCAAACTTCTTTTTGGAGCCAATGATGCGGTCACAGCCGGCATGAATGCAGCGGCCCTGGACACAGACCGAGGAGCTGTCCGGGGAGCAGGGGGTCCCGTCTACCACCTGAGGGCGAGAAGGGGCAATGCAGAGGGTTGCTCCCAAGTCGGGCGGGGTTGGCGAGCCAAACAAGACCCACATCCTaccagggaggggctgtggaTGGCGCGGGGAGGGAGCCCCAGGCCCCTTACGGGATAAGCAGAATACCAACAACCACAGGGAAAACCCCCGCCTTGGGAGCCTCTGTGAATCggacactgtgctgagtgctcCATAAATGTGAACATAAACTCACAACCACAACCTCAGGGTTCCTGCGGTGGAACCCTGAGGTTCAAGGAAAGTAGGAACATGCCCAGCGGTTAGACAGCTGGCCGGCGCCGCCAAGGTGCGAATTGCAGGAGTACAAAACCTCCATGGCACCATCCCAGGTGGCCGCTAGAGGGCAGCCAACCTGCGGGAGTTCTCCCCAGCCTGGGGCGCCAGGGAGCAGATGGTAGGGTTGGTTCTTCCTTTTGCAGCCTTCAACCTGGGGCCCTGCCACAGAGAGGGCGGGCGGGGAGGGACATCATGGTCTCCAGGCCTGTCCAGGGAGGGACTGGCCGTCTATGAGCCGACAGGCTCGCTGTGATCTGGCGGAGGAGCCCATGGAAAAGGGTGAAAGAGACCCCAAAGGCCCCAGCTTGTGTTCTCACGACAGAAAGCActgggagatggggagagacagGAACAAAAAACGAGGGAGCAGGGCAGCCTCGCACTGCCTGAGGGGCCACTTATCCAGAGTCTGTCTTCCCAATGCCCATGGACCCTGGGGCTGGCCTGGCATGGCGATGGGAATGCCAGCAGGCCTGGCATCCTGGCCCTCACCCGTGGCTCCAGCACGTAGTAGTAACCCAGTGCCCGGGCCTGGCAGGTGAGTTTGCACTGGTCCCGGGTGGCCACACCCGTGTAGCGAGGGACCCAGTCCATAGGCCCTGGGAAGCTCTTGAAGAGGTCAGTGCGATGGTTGTAGGCAGCACACTGCTCCTCACGGAAGGTCAAGGCTGCAAGAGGGGAAAGGGATGGTCAGAGCCCCTATCTCATGCTCCCAGCCCCTGCACCTCGCCCTTTACACCTCTAGACTGCTGCACCGGCACCGGTGTCCCCCACAGACTGCCAGGGAAGGTTCTGGAAGGATAAAGCTGCTCCTGCCACTGCAGGGACCGTCAGCACCTCCTTGGTCCCCACACTTCGTCctgtccccccttccccccaaggCTCCAGTCCCCATGCTGCACCTGAGCCAGTGGGGCAGTCCTGGCTGTGGCAGGAGCGGAAGCGGGTACGGCGGCCCTCACAGTACTTGCCGCCATTCCGGGGGGTGGGCCGAGTGCAGTCTCGGGAGGAGAAGTGGACACCACCCCCACAGCTCCGAGAGCAGGCACCCCACGGTCCCCAGGGACCCCAGCCACCAGGCTGTGGGACCTGCAGAAGCACAGAATGGAAGGGTGGGGTACACGCGCTCTCTCCTGGGCTCAGGGcccatccccactccccaggCTCCACCCCCATCCTGGGTTCTCACCTTGAAGTCCTGCAGCTGGTCCATGTGGAGGCAGCGGCCCCCCATGCAGGCCTGTGAGGGCCCACAGGGGGTGCCGTcggcccagggtgagtgcttggtCTGGCACATGGCGTGACCATTGAGATGGCCGGAGCACCAGAGGGCAGCACATGGCGGTGGCAGCTGAGGACAGTGGTGTGAGTCGGGCCCGAAGGTCAGCTGGCACTGGCGGTCAGCATCATAGTCTTTGCCAGGGAAAGTCACAGGCAGATGCAGGGGGGCCTCTGGCTTGTCTAAGAGACAGTGTCCTGGGAGGGGCGCAGGGGTGTGAAGTCAGCTGTGAGCCGAGGCATTCTAGTTGCCATCTGAAAGCCGGGGCTCCCTGGGCCTGGGGGACCCTAGGATCCAAGTGGTAGGGCTGGAAGAAGCTTTAAATCGCAGCTGCAATTTACTGGGTGCTTATTGTGTGATGAGCACAGGCTATGTTCAGCCACCTATGAGACAGCACTGTCACGCCCATGTTGCAGATGAGCCATACGGAGCCAGGTAACTGGCAGCCACACGTCTACACACGTCATTGACGGTCACACGTCTACACACATCACTGACGGTCATATCTACAAACGTCACTGACGGTCAGACGTCTACACACATTGACAGTCACACGTCTACACATGTCACTGATGGTCACATGTCTACACACACGTAAAGAACAGAATCGGGATGGGAACCCAAGGACTCCGTCCTCCTGCCTATTCTAACCAACTTTCCCATCAACAACCCTGCCCGCCTCAAGTCACCCTGCTGGGCTCGCACACCTCAAGTTACAAGGCAGTCACCTCACTCTGTGTTGGACAGCTCGGGCCCATAGCAGGTCAGCTCTAAGTCTCCTGGGCCAAGATTTGCCTCCCGCAGCTGTGCTACTTCtcctgggaggaggtgggaaCCACACTAGGACAGCAGcacttctcccccaccccccacggaAGGTGGCCGAGGAGAGGACAGTGGGTACAGGCAGGGCGCCTGCTTACCATAGCCGTTGTCCAGGAAGTCAGTGATGAAGCGGGCACTGCATGGGGACCAGGGCTCCTCTGGGTCCACGTGCGCCATCACAGGAGCCATGACATGGCGGGAGGCGCTCCCAGGCCCGTTCAGACCCACGCATGGCTTTGAGTTGTCATGGAGCATGTTGAAGACGTGGCCTGTGAGAGCAGAGGCCCTGCTGGAGTCCAAGGGTCCCAGCCCTGTGCCCTCGGGCTGCAGGCCCATCATAAACCTGGTTGCAGCTGTGGGTGGCCAGACCCATCCCATGCCAACCCACTCTAGTGCTCTGAGGGCTCCTCAGTATGTAGCCCCCCTctgtctccccatcccccaaaataCACTCAGGACCTGTCCCTACCCACTTGTCCTTGTGGACACATTCCCAACCCACACACCCCCATCTCTGACCCTTGTGAACTCTCAGTACTGGGCCAGAccctcacacacaccacacagc contains these protein-coding regions:
- the ADAMTS4 gene encoding A disintegrin and metalloproteinase with thrombospondin motifs 4, producing MSLTDVRPGRRLADCWLWGSRSRPQLPTVPAVSGLVLLLLLVSLLPTAQPAGPLPREEEEIVFPEKLNGSVPPGLGIPARLLCRLPAFGDTLLLELEQDPAVRVDGLTVQYLGRAPEELGGAEAGTYLTGTVNADPESVASLHWDGGALLGVLQYRGTELHIQPLEAGTPNSAEGPGAHILRRKRPVSGQGPMCNVKAPPGDPSPRPRRAKRFASLSRFVETLVVADDKMAAFHGAGLKRYVLTVMAAAAKAFKHPSIHNPVNLVVTRLVILAPGEEGPQVVPSAAQTLRSFCAWQQGLNSPEDSDPDHFDTAILFTRQDLCGVSTCDTLGMADVGTVCDPARSCAVVEDDGLQSAFTAAHELGHVFNMLHDNSKPCVGLNGPGSASRHVMAPVMAHVDPEEPWSPCSARFITDFLDNGYGHCLLDKPEAPLHLPVTFPGKDYDADRQCQLTFGPDSHHCPQLPPPCAALWCSGHLNGHAMCQTKHSPWADGTPCGPSQACMGGRCLHMDQLQDFKVPQPGGWGPWGPWGACSRSCGGGVHFSSRDCTRPTPRNGGKYCEGRRTRFRSCHSQDCPTGSALTFREEQCAAYNHRTDLFKSFPGPMDWVPRYTGVATRDQCKLTCQARALGYYYVLEPRVVDGTPCSPDSSSVCVQGRCIHAGCDRIIGSKKKFDKCMVCGGDGSSCSKQSGSFRKFRQGYNNVLTIPAGATHILVRQQAAPGPRSLYLALKLPDGSYALNGEYTLVPSPADVLLPGAVSLRYSGATAPSETLAGHGPLAQPLTLQVLVAGQTQGARLRYSFFVPRPTPSPVQPSPRDWLHRKAQILEVLRRRPWAGRK